Within Actinoplanes sp. L3-i22, the genomic segment GGCGGTGCGCGCCGCCGTGAAGGTGCCGGTGCTGCGCAAGGACTTCGTGATCTCCAGCTACCAGGTGCACGAGGCCCGGGCGCACGGCGCGGACCTGGTGCTGCTGATCGTCGCGGCGCTGGAGCAGAACGCGCTGGTCGGCCTGCTCGAGCGGATCGAGTCGCTGGGCATGACCGCCCTCGTCGAGGTGCACAACGAGGAGGAGGCGGACCGGGCGCTCGAGGCGAACGCGAAGGTCATCGGCGTGAACGCCCGTGACCTGCGGACCCTCGAGGTGGACCGGTCGGTCTTCGAGCGGATCGCCCCCGGCCTGCCGAACAACGTCGTGAAGATCGCCGAGTCCGGCGTCCGCGGCCCGCACGACCTGATCCGCTACGCGTCGGCGGGCGCCGACGCGGTGCTGGTCGGCGAGGGCCTGGTGACCCAGAAGTCGCCGCGCGACGCGGTGGCCGAGCTGGTCAACGCCGGGAACCACCCGGCGACGCCCAGGCCGGTGCGATGACGGCGCCGTCCCTTCCGGATCTGGCCGGCCACTTCGGTAGGTATGGTGGCCGGTTCGTTCCGGAGGCGCTGATCAAGGCTCTCGACGAGCTGGAGGCGGCGTACCGCTCGGCCAAGGTTGACCCGGAGTTCCAGGCGACCTTCAAGGACCTGCTGCTGAACTACGCGGGCACCCCGTCGCTGCTGTACCCGGCGAAGCGGCTGTCCGCGAAGCTCGGCGCGGAGATCCTGCTCAAGCGGGAGGACCTGAACCACACCGGCGCCCACAAGGTGCGCAACGTGCTGGGCCAGGCGCTGCTCGCCAAGCGGATGGGCAAGCCGCGGGTGATCGCCGAGACCGGCGCCGGCCAGCACGGCGTGGCCAGCGCGACCGCGGCCGCCCTGCTGGACCTCGAGTGCGTGGTCTACATGGGCGAGACGGACACCCAGCGGCAGGCGCTGAACGTGGCGCGGATGCGGATGCTCGGCGCCACCGTCGTCCCGGTCACCAACGGCTCGCGCACCCTGAAGGACGCGCTGAACGAGGCGCTGCGCGACTGGGTCTCGACCGTGGACTCCACGCACTACCTGCTCGGCACGGCGGCCGGCCCGCACCCGTTCCCGGAGATCGTCCGGGACTTCGTGAGCGGCATCGGCGTCGAGGCCCGGCAGCAGTGCCTGGATCAGATCGGCCGGCTGCCGGACGCGGTCGCGGCCTGTGTCGGCGGCGGCTCCAACGCGATCGGCATCTTCCACGAGTTCGTCCCGGACCCGTCGGTGCGGCTGTACGGCTTCGAGGCCGGCGGCGACGGCGTGGAGACCGGCCGGCACGCGGCGTCGATCACCGGCGGCTCGGTCGGCGTGCTGCACGGCAACCGGACCTATCTGTTGCAGGACGAGGACGGGCAGACCATCGAGTCGCACTCGATCTCGGCCGGCCTGGACTACCCGGGCGTCGGCCCGGAGCACGCCTGGCTGCACGACACCGGGCGGGCGACGTACGAGCCGGTCACCGACGCCGAGGCGATGGCGGCGTTCCAGCTGCTCTGCCGGACCGAGGGGATCATCCCGGCGATCGAGAGCTCGCACGCGCTGGCCGGGGTCGCGAAGATCGCCCCGCGGCTGCGCGAGGAGCTGGGCCGCACCCCGACCATCGTGGTGAACCTGTCCGGCCGCGGCGACAAGGACGTGCACACCGCGGGCGCCTACTTCGGCATCCTCGACCCGGTCGAGGCGGTCGTCCCCGGGGAGAACACGTGAGCATCGCGGACACTTTCGCGAAGGCGAAGGCCGAGAACCGCGCGGTGCTGGTCGGCTGCATGCCGGCCGGCTTCCCGACGGTCGACCACAGCATCGAGCAGATGATCGCGATGCACGAGGCCGGCTGCGACGTGATCGAGGTCGAGCTGCCGTACTCCGATCCGGTGATGGACGGCCCGGTGATCCAGAAGGCCAGCGACATCGCGCTGGCCAACGGCGTCCGGACCAGGGACACCCTGAAGATCATCGAGGCGGTGTCCGCGGCCGGCGCCACGGTCGTCCTGATGACCTACTGGAACCCCATCGAGAAGTACGGCGTGGACGCGTTCGCCCGCGACCTCGCCGCCGCCGGGGCCACCGGGCTGATCACGCCCGACCTGATCCCGGACGAGGCCGCCGAGTGGATCGCCGCCTCGGACAAACACCGGATCGACCGGACGTTCCTGGTCGCGCCGTCGTCGACCGACGAGCGGATCGCGATGACCGTGGCGAACTGCCGGGGCTTCGTCTACGCCACCGCGCTGATGGGCGTCACCGGCGCCCGTACCTCGGTCTCCTCGCAGGCTCCCGAGCTGGTCGACCGGATCCGCAAGGCCGACCCGGCGATGCCGGTCGGGGTCGGGCTGGGCGTCGGCAACGGGGACCAGGCCGCCGAGGTGGCCGCGTTCGCGGACGGCGTGATCGTCGGCAGCGCGCTGATCCGCTGCGTGCTGGAGGCGCCCGACCGGGCCGCCGGGCTGGGCAACCTGCGGGCGCTCAGTGCCGAGCTGGCCGAGGGCGTGCGCCGCCGCTGATGAGTATCAGCTGGTTGTTACGCACCCTCCCGGCGATGGCCGGCGAGCTGTCGCACTTCGACCTGGACCGCACCCCGGCCGAGCCGCGCGAGCTGTTCCTGCGCTGGTTCGGCGAGGCGGTCGCGGCCGGGGTACGCGAGCCGCACGCGATGAACCTCGCCACGGTCGACGAGGACGGGCTGCCGGACGTCCGGGTCCTGCTGCTGCGGGACGTGGACGAGCGGGGCTGGCAGTTCGCGACCGACCGCCGCAGCGCCAAGGGCCGGCAGCTCACCGCCCGGCCGGACGCGGCCCTCGGGTTCTACTGGCCGGAGCAGGGGCGGCAGGTCCGCGTACGCGGAAAGGTCTTCGATCTGGGTCTTGCGGCCTCGGCCGCGGATTTCCTGTCGCGCTCGCCGGTCTCCCGGACGGCGTCGCTGAGCAGCGTGCAGAGCGACACGATGGCCGAGGACTCGGACATCACCCTCGCGCTGCAGGAGGCCGAGCGGCTGCTGGCCGCCGACCCGGACTTCGTGCCGGAGAGCCACGCGGTCTACGCGGTGGTGCCGGTCAGCGTGGAGTTCTGGCAGGGCGATCCGGCCTCGCGACGGCATCCACGGCTGCGCTACCGCCGTTCGGCCGATTCCTGGGTGAAGGAACGGCTCTGGCCCTGAATCGGGACCTCCCTGGGCATTGCGTGCTGGCCCGGCGACGGTAGCGTGTGCACCCGTGAACTACGCCCTCATCCCCAGTCCCACCACGTCGGTGTGGCACCTGGGCCCGTTCCCGCTCCGGGCCTACGCGCTCTGCATCATCGCCGGCATGGTCGTCGCGACCCTCCTCATGGAGCAGCGGCTGCGTCACCGGGGCGTGGCGCCCTGGGCGTCGCTGGACATGGTGGTCTGGGCGGTGCCGTTCGGCATCGTCGGGGCGCGGCTCTACCACCTGATCACCTCGCCGCAGGACTACTTCGGCTCCGGGGGTGACCCGGTCCGCGCGCTGTACATCTGGGAGGGCGGCCTCGGGATCTGGGGCGCGGTCGCCGGTGGCGCGGTCGGCGCCTGGATCGCGGCCCGTCAGATGGGCATCCCGCTGAGCGTCTTCGCCGACTCGCTCGCGCCGGCGCTGCCGATCGCGCAGGGCATCGGCCGGTTCGGCAACTGGTTCAACAACGAGCTCTACGGC encodes:
- the trpC gene encoding indole-3-glycerol phosphate synthase TrpC; this translates as MTSDQAEAGSGGPARPQNVLEEILAGVREDVAARQAATPLEQVRELAAAAPPAIDAYAALRKPGVAVIAEVKRSSPSKGALADIPDPAELAGEYAAGGARCISVLTEGRWFGGSLDDLVAVRAAVKVPVLRKDFVISSYQVHEARAHGADLVLLIVAALEQNALVGLLERIESLGMTALVEVHNEEEADRALEANAKVIGVNARDLRTLEVDRSVFERIAPGLPNNVVKIAESGVRGPHDLIRYASAGADAVLVGEGLVTQKSPRDAVAELVNAGNHPATPRPVR
- the trpA gene encoding tryptophan synthase subunit alpha yields the protein MSIADTFAKAKAENRAVLVGCMPAGFPTVDHSIEQMIAMHEAGCDVIEVELPYSDPVMDGPVIQKASDIALANGVRTRDTLKIIEAVSAAGATVVLMTYWNPIEKYGVDAFARDLAAAGATGLITPDLIPDEAAEWIAASDKHRIDRTFLVAPSSTDERIAMTVANCRGFVYATALMGVTGARTSVSSQAPELVDRIRKADPAMPVGVGLGVGNGDQAAEVAAFADGVIVGSALIRCVLEAPDRAAGLGNLRALSAELAEGVRRR
- a CDS encoding pyridoxal 5'-phosphate synthase; translation: MLRTLPAMAGELSHFDLDRTPAEPRELFLRWFGEAVAAGVREPHAMNLATVDEDGLPDVRVLLLRDVDERGWQFATDRRSAKGRQLTARPDAALGFYWPEQGRQVRVRGKVFDLGLAASAADFLSRSPVSRTASLSSVQSDTMAEDSDITLALQEAERLLAADPDFVPESHAVYAVVPVSVEFWQGDPASRRHPRLRYRRSADSWVKERLWP
- the trpB gene encoding tryptophan synthase subunit beta, whose product is MTAPSLPDLAGHFGRYGGRFVPEALIKALDELEAAYRSAKVDPEFQATFKDLLLNYAGTPSLLYPAKRLSAKLGAEILLKREDLNHTGAHKVRNVLGQALLAKRMGKPRVIAETGAGQHGVASATAAALLDLECVVYMGETDTQRQALNVARMRMLGATVVPVTNGSRTLKDALNEALRDWVSTVDSTHYLLGTAAGPHPFPEIVRDFVSGIGVEARQQCLDQIGRLPDAVAACVGGGSNAIGIFHEFVPDPSVRLYGFEAGGDGVETGRHAASITGGSVGVLHGNRTYLLQDEDGQTIESHSISAGLDYPGVGPEHAWLHDTGRATYEPVTDAEAMAAFQLLCRTEGIIPAIESSHALAGVAKIAPRLREELGRTPTIVVNLSGRGDKDVHTAGAYFGILDPVEAVVPGENT